The segment TTTTCCCTGACGGGGGGGATCTTGACTGCCACTTTGACCTGGGCGCGCTCTTTCTTGCGGATCTTGAAACGCACCTCCTCGAAGTACTCGAAGCGTTCGTTGCTCCTGACCGAAAAGACGTACTCATCCAGGTCGTTGAATTAGGCGTTGTTGCACTTGGCAATCACGCGCAACATGAAAGGGTTCGATCCGTTATCCTCTATTATCTCATCCTTGAGTCCGATGGAGACGTCGAACTCCTCGATGGATCCTGGGAAGAGGGTTGATTTTCCGAACATAATGTTGGTCCGGTTGATCTCCACGAAGTATTTGGTCTCCGTCAGCTCGGTAGCGTCCTGCTCGTTCTCGGTCTTGTGCTACTACTACACTGAAGGAGAGGATTGCTCGCTGATCTTCAGGTCACCCATCAGCTTCTCAAGAGTGGGATTGTCGTCCTGGACAGGAGCTGGGTCAGGAGAAGAGTACGTGAGGATTGATCAGGGACGGGGGGGTCTGAGTCAGTCTAAGAATTTGCTGCTTTATCGCTCATACTGTGATGAAATCAAAAATTCTTAAATTCAATCTAACTATCTGCCGGTGTTATTTTGTTGGTTGTTGGTTATGCCCTGGAAAGacagagaaataaaaagaagaagggatCTGGATGACTGGAGGCGAATCCAGTTGTTGGGACTCTGTTGGCTTATATTGATTTTATACAAATAATGTCAGTCCATGAAAAGATGCAGTCCGACTACCTCTGGGTGCGCCACGCGCCCGTCGAAGAGGGAGTCAAGGTCAGGTAGCAAACACCCTACGCAGGAACCACGGCTATAACTACATGTACGATCGCGCTCCCAACGGTCTGGAGCGACTTGAGATGACCTATCGGTACGTCTATGGTGATGCAGATCGATGGGAAAACAGTACGACTGGTAGCTGGAGAAGTTCAGACTGGGCAAGAAGAGCATCGACAAGGGCAACAAGAAGCGAGGATTCAAGAACTTCTTCAGGTTCGTCAAGAACCCCATCGCCTACATCGGCTGGAAGACCCACAGATGGGTATTCCCCATGCCCAAATTGCTCACCTATGGCGCCATCATCTACTGGGCTGCCGTCGTCTACTACTGGAAGCAAATCTCCAACGAGTACCAGGAGCTGGACGAGGTGTTGGTGAACTACGGCAAGAACGTGGAGGGCACCAGCGGTCGCATGAAGGGATACCACAACAAGAAGCCATTCCACAACCCCAACATGATCGAAGGACCCATGCGCACCCACTTCTTCCCTGAGCTTGTGACGCTGAACCCCACCTGGAAGCAGAACATCCGCAAGGAACTCCAGCTGACCAACCACCACAACGTCGCCTTCTGATCATACAACAACAATCACATTCATATGCCATATCACATCATCACTGGGTCTTTGCCTCAGCGGGCGGCGGGTTTATGCGGAAGAGACGAATGTTGAGGATTGAGGCAGCCTGACGCAGGAAAGAGATGAAGAGTTCGATCATGAAAATGAACTGAATGGCCAAGCAGACGTAGAGATAGGCGGAGAGGTGGGCTCGAACAGCGGGGATGAGGATGGGGATGGCCATGCTGGCGAGGAAGAAGATGGTCGACCAGTTGAAGACTTTGAATTTTTGACTAGCCACCGAGCAAATTTGCATGTGGATCTCGTTCCTTCCCCAGAAGCACACCCAAATATAGAGATATGCGTAGAAGTGTTCCCCATATACGTATTGGCTAAGCCCAGAGAACTTAACAGCTGCAACCACCACGATGAGCACAACTGGCATCGCGAGGGCATTGTACATGTCCCTGCTTTCCCTTTTGGTCTCCTTCATCACGTTCCGCGTCATTTTCCAGCAGAccagcaccaccaccagcaAAAAGAAGAGCAGGAACTCGTAGTTGTAGGGAGCGATGATGTGCTGCTCCTGCCAGAAAGAGTAATCAAGAAGAAACCCAAGAGGCCGATCAACTGGTAACAGGGAAGACCCTCGTCGATTGGGTTTATCACATCCAGGTGGAAAGCTCCGATGCCGTACTGAGTCCAAATCACGACGAAGTTTGGAATCATGATGAAGGCTACAAGTGCGTAGAAGCTGATCTAAATGTCCAAGCTCTGAATCACCTTCACGAACTGCAAGCCGACCAACATGCTGGAGATGGCATCGCACCCGTGGTCAAAAAGCATCCCCACCGCGGTTGAATTCTCTGCATTAATTGTCTTTTACTTGTCTTGCGGGCCTGCTTGCCGTCCAAGTTGTCCAGATGTTGATACACGAACAAGGTTATCCCGAAGAGAGCGAGCTTCCAGGGCTCAGCAGGCTTCGAGTAGTCGTTCTCGCCCCAGAACATGAAAACGAAGTGGGAAACGACGATTATGGCAAAGGCCACCAGGGTGATGAGGTTGGGAGCTACTGTCTCAGGGACGAACCGGAGAAGGAACTAGGCAAAGGGAGACCACAGGTACTTATAGGAGATGCTGGCGCAGGTTCCCTGGTACTTGAATTCGCGGAGGTAGCGTTCGTCTAGGTAGTTGATGGTTTACGCTAAGGTTCAATATACGGCATTGAATTATTTATTTAGACAAATACGTTAATATTCTCCAAAACGAATAATGATTATCCATAAATACCTCCATTACGCCGATGGAAATGGAGTGAAATAGGAAGGGAGGAAAAAGTAGATGGATAATCGGCTAGCTTTATATGTAATAATAAAGGAATTTACGGTTGACTGATCAGAACTGTCTGTTGGATCCATAGGGCGAGGTCTGTCCGAATCCGCCCATCATGCTTCCGCCCATCGGTGGCATTCCTCCCATGGGGGGCATGGGTGGCATGCCTCCCAAGCCTCCCATCTGCGGTGGGATTCCTCCCATCGGTGGGATTCCGCCCATTGGTGGCATTCCGCCGACTGAACCGTAGTTGTTGGCGCCGCCAGTGATCATCAGCTGGGATCCGGGCATCATGAGCTCGAGATCGTGGGAAACGAAGTCGAGAGTAGTGGTGGTGACTTTGTCCTTCTCCTTCGTCTGCTCCTTCTTGATTTCGTTTTCGCGGGTGCGCTGCTCGGAGACCATTTGGATGATGAAGGGCATCACGTACTCGTACATGTTGAAACGCCAAGCATACTCCAAAGCGAGGTCAGGCTTAACATACTCATAGCAAGTATAGAGGGTGGCAGCGAAGAACTCCTTTTCATTGCGTTCCACGAAGAACTTAAGCAATTCCTCAacgatcttggtattatcagcCTCCTGGGCAGTCTCAATGGCATCTCTGTAGATCTCGTCCTTCTTGGAAAGGTTGATACTCTGCTCGAACTTGCCATTCTTGCGGTAGAGATAGGCAGCGATACGGCGGAACTCCAACAAGTGGTGGCTCTCAGTGGCCTTGGCGAGATTGTAGGAGTCGATGTTGGGGTATTTCTCAATGGACTCGCGCAGAGATTCATAATCCTCGATGTCAAGGTAAAGCTCATTGAGGGCTTCATTGATCTCCTTGGTGTTGGTCTGCTGGACGATCTTGAGGAACGGCTCGCAGAGCTGCACGATGCCGAGCCTGCGGATGGAGGATGTGCACTTGACGAGGTCGATCTTGTTGGCGAGGGCCTTGAGGAGCTCGTTGATCTGGAGAGGCTGCTCCTCGAGGTAGAAGTTGATGGACTTGTAGTAGAGGTCGTTGTTGCTGACCTTGGTGATGAGCTGCAGGTAGGTCTCGTGGTTGAAGGCGATGGGGGAGTGCTCCATCATGATTGTCACTGCCTGGTCGAACTCGTTGTAGTGAGAGTAGAGG is part of the Nymphaea colorata isolate Beijing-Zhang1983 unplaced genomic scaffold, ASM883128v2 scaffold0136, whole genome shotgun sequence genome and harbors:
- the LOC116268163 gene encoding clathrin heavy chain 2, encoding MACVAAQEYKLANTAAMNIIVHPDELEGLIKHYESLGVTNEMIAVLEAGVSLERAHIGIFTELAILYAKHRPEKLMEHCKTYMQKLNTTKLLRACQKFMLWKEAVYLYSHYNEFDQAVTIMMEHSPIAFNHETYLQLITKVSNNDLYYKSINFYLEEQPLQINELLKALANKIDLVKCTSSIRRLGIVQLCEPFLKIVQQTNTKEINEALNELYLDIEDYESLRESIEKYPNIDSYNLAKATESHHLLEFRRIAAYLYRKNGKFEQSINLSKKDEIYRDAIETAQEADNTKIVEELLKFFVERNEKEFFAATLYTCYEYVKPDLALEYAWRFNMYEYVMPFIIQMVSEQRTRENEIKKEQTKEKDKVTTTTLDFVSHDLELMMPGSQLMITGGANNYGSVGGMPPMGGIPPMGGIPPQMGGLGGMPPMPPMGGMPPMGGSMMGGFGQTSPYGSNRQF
- the LOC116268162 gene encoding uncharacterized protein LOC116268162; amino-acid sequence: MEFLLRFVPETVAPNLITLVAFAIIVVSHFVFMFWGENDYSKPAEPWKLALFGITLFVYQHLDNLDGKQARKTIREGDSELGHLDQLLRTCSLHHDSKLRRDLDSVRHRSFPPGCDKPNRRGSSLLPVDRPLGFLLDYSFWQEQHIIAPYNYEFLLFFLLVVVLVCWKMTRNVMKETKRESRDMYNALAMPVVLIVVVAAVKFSGLSQYVYGEHFYAYLYIWVCFWGRNEIHMQICSVASQKFKVFNWSTIFFLASMAIPILIPAVRAHLSAYLYVCLAIQFIFMIELFISFLRQAASILNIRLFRINPPPAEAKTQ